aaataagaatataaaataattatattaatttatataaacagtttgtcatttattattttatgtattttataaatatagaaaatgatcaattcatttctctttctataatttaaacAACTAGTcaccataaatcattatttgtaatattatgtaaattatttggtaagtgatattaATTGGTTATAGACTTAACGTTTTTTagatctaaataaaataaataaaaattaaaaatcattgaCCAATcgaattataacaattttataagAGGTCACCTATGATCGACACGTAAGCAAAAGTCACTAAAGTGagttctcaattaatatatagtaggatgatttataaagcatgtAAACTTTAGAAGAtgttaatagttattatgacaatttacacaaaatataatgctttttataagaatttaaaacaattatattaatttatataaataggttgtcgtttattattttatgtattttataactATAGAAAATGATcaattcatttctctttctataatttaaacaattagttaccataaattattatttttattattatgtaaattatttggcaagtgatattaattggttatagacttatttttttcagatataaatgaaaattaaaaattatcgaccaatcaaattataacaattttgtaaGAGTTCATCTATGATCGACACGTAAGcaaaaatcactaaagtgacttctcaattaatatatattatgatataaCTTGGGCTAATGCCATGTGCCAAAAACTAATTTGGTTAGTCACTACAACACAAATCCGGGATCCCAAATCCCTCAAGATCACACGTTGAGGCGGGCGTTCGGATATCCGTTCAGTTCGGGTCTATTCTGATTTCCGGGTTCAAAGATTTCAGTctcattcgggtatttctaaatttcggttcggattcggttcggatctttgcgggttcggataacctatttaaattattttaaaaaattttaaattcattatatactttaaatttctcaaaatctataaaaaaataatatattacatataaattagaatagcatatgtcaaaatacctaaaattaacatataaattggttttgtttgaatatttggattgagaatcaatagatattttaagtattgttggtgttttgagtatactttaactactTTAAACAtgtacttttgactatttgtatatatttataagtattttggacaacttaaaagtattttatatattaaatctaaaaataattaatatatataggtatataaatcaatttcaGATGTAATTgggtacccgaaatacttcggttcggatcgggttcggttcggttctctaaataccaaaattttgaactcattcggatatttaataaatttcagTTCGGATTcgatactactttttcggatcgggttcgggatccggttttttgcccagccctCAAAGCCTCCTATTTCTAAAAGCCTGGAAAATGTAAAGGACAATAGTTTCTCTCGACTCTTACACAATAAGGATTTCATTTTTGGGCTTTTTAACGGTCCAAACAAAAACCACATGAAAGGATCCCTAAGAAGTTATGCCATGTTCGTATTATTCAGAGACCTGCTGTATGACTCCGTTCGAGCAAAGTGCATAGGTTATCTGTCGAATTCACCATAAATCGAGATAGGGGCAAACTTTTGGAAATAATTAATCCATGAAGTCATTCACtgcaagaaaacagcgacatgtATGTCGttggaataacgatattccgacgacataccgacgaaacaagtcctcggaaataactcatCGGAATTttttctttcctcggaaatccctcggaattttcccacggaattccgaggaaacaaatttccgaagaCATTCCGAGGacaactagttcgtcggaaagctcctcggaatataccgagggagaacgttgtcgggatatttcctcggaacttcgtcgatcgatgcgtttttggacatatatccatcgatcgatccgtttataaaaaaatgttcggaatattccgaggaacatgtccctcggtataaacggatcgatcgatggttatatgtccaaaaacgcatcgatcgatcgagtatatcaagtgttcctcggaatttcctcggtatttcatttcctcggaatgtaaaaaatattaattttttttaaaaaataaaatttttgaaatttaaatttgaaattataaaattaaaattaaaattgtaatcatattaattaatattcaaagtttcacaaataaaaataaaatattccgagtttttggaaaaaaaaaaactacgggtctggcatgTCCGgaaacacctcgttcgggtacatcctctgcatcatctccatcatttgctggttcagccctcctctgtgcctcatagcccgcctgttgagccgcaatctgggtctccaacaaagatatgcgatcatccttaccatgtttgaccccgtaccaccacgaccacgacgctgtcgaggccgggtctgatcatcatgagagctgtaaattaaaaaatatatatttaataaatatagaaatatataaattattttttttatataaaaaaaaaatttttatataaaaaaatcccaaataatagtttttaatcattctaaaaagatttatagatattaaaaatgtttaataaatatattaaaatagttctaataaacaaaaaatagttttagtaaataaaaaatcccaaataatagtttttaatcacaaaagaagttttatagatattaaaaatgttttgtaaaatcaaaaaaatcgaatttatatacaaaaaacattttgtaaaatccaaaaaatcaaatttatatacaaaaatcgttttgtaaaatacaaaaatcgattttatatacaaaaatcgattttataaatacaaaaaaaaaataaaaaaattataaaaaaattctaaatcaattcaacaaaacaaattattcaaccaaatcacaattctaaacctattatacaaccaaatcacaatcctaaccaatcaccctaacaaaaatctatcaaaactacacaaaaacctaacaaaatagaacctaagagagtgagatagggtccttacatgatttgtgtaagagaagggggagatcgccggagatatcgtcgaaATTCAgggagaaatcgccggagagaagagaggagtcgcgcagaggaagaagagagaaatggggaagaagaaggggctcgtggttataaaacctagggtctgacggacattatccgtcggaattctaatttcaatttttgcgAAATATTTgtccggtaaaatgaaaatattccgaggaaataccgaggaactagtgtttggggtttcaaaacatcaattttttttgccgtatttcatttcttatacaattgtaatgcataccattgaggattctttgtatagatgagcatataccatgaaataacaaatttcaaaacgaattgaaagtattccctttaccgttcattaaagtgtataagtgtttctcttatgttgtgggatttcgttcatacaatcggaaaagtgtttattataaggtaaggaacaaatttttgacttcataatgaacgtaagacacttaataagggttatataggtgttattcaaaccgcaaaacgttgttttcggtttaaaaaccctatttcctcggaatttcctcggaatattccgaggaaataccgaggaactagtgtttggggtttcaaaacatcaattttttttgccgtatttcatttcttatacaattgtaatgcataccattgaggattctttgtatagatgagcataaaccatgaaataacaaatttcaaaacgaattgaaagtatttcctttaccgttcattaaagtgtataagtgtttctcttatgttgtgggatttcgttcatacaatcggaaaagtgtttattattgggtaatgaacaaatttttgatttcataatgaacgtaagacacttaataagggttatagaggtgttattcaaaccgcaaaacgttgttttcggtttaaaaaccctatttcctcggaatttcttcggaatattccgaggaaattccgaggaaacccttttcttccctAGTGTTTGGGATTTcaaaacatcattttttttataaacggatcgatcgatggatatatgttcaaaaacgcatcgatcgatcgagtatatcaaatgttcctcggaatttcctcggaatattccgaggcttttccgaggaaacagggtttggggtaacaaagtgatcgatcgatcccacaatggatcgatcgatcactaagatggaccaaagcgtaacaatgtgatcgatcgattagattatcccatcgatcgatgtggataTCCAATAGATCGAATGAACAAAATCTCGAACgattttttataaacggattgatcgatggatatatgtccaaaaacgcatcgatcgatcactaagatggaccaaagcgtaacaatgtgatcgatcgattagattatccgatcgatcgatgtggataTCCAATAGATCGAATGAACAAAATCtcaaacgtttttttataaacggatcgatcgatggatatatgtccaaaaacgcatcgatcgatcactaagatggaccaaagcgtaacaatgtgatcgatcgattagattatccgatcgatcgatgtggataTCCAATAGATCGAATGAACAAAGtctcgaacgtttttttataaacggatcgatcgatggatatatgttcaaaaacacatcgatctatcgagtatatcaagtgttcctcggaatttcctcggtatttctttataaaaaaaaaaatcaattgtagtttgtttccgagtcatcatcgtCGGAATTtgctcggaattttgtaaaatcccccaacggctctccaacggctataatatttcctcggaattcatcggttttttccgaggcacacatttttcctcggaatttcataagaatattccgatggattgatatttcctcggaattccgtcggtatattccgaggaaatttcgagaaagccaaattttgggtttcctcggaatatcctcggaaattcctcgggaaattccgaagatttcattttccgtcggaatgtccgttagaataccgctgttttcttgtagtgattccTGTTGCTTCCAAGTCGGACGACAGCCTTCAATTCCAGCCTAGATGAATTTCGGTTCCTGGTCAGGGGTTTTCCATGGCTTCTGGTAAAATGAAAAACttctattaaaagaaaatgtttCCATATTTTGGGATATGAAAGGATGTAACCCAATTTTTCACTAAGAAAAAACCTATAAAAGGGCGACCCAAATTCTAGAATAAGGCATCACAATAGTACAGAGGTAGACGGTTAGAACTAGGGTTTCTTATCCAATATGTTGTAGTCTCAACTCTCATGATCAATAGTGAACTATTTTGATCATTGATCATGTTCTTTATTGTTTACGTCCTGTTTCGTAGCATCACAGAGAGCATGCACAAATTTACCCTAACAGCTTGGATGAGCTGCACCATTCAGAGAGAGTTGCACAATAACTTAGAGTTTTCGTAAAGTTTATATATGCTTAAAGTGACAAATACAGAATCAATCAAACTGCTTAagtttctataatattttttgacgGGTAGGGTCTCGGCTTTGAGGTTTCCGGCGTGATTCATGAATTACGTCAGAACAATTACAGCTTAGACACACAAAAAATCAGacaattaaaagagaaaaacttTTACTTGATAATTCAAGGTGGTGGGATCATGTATAGACCAGAACAACTAAAGCAGACTCGAAGCTACACTCTTTATGAAAATTTGAACACGAACAACCTCAAGGTAATTCGATGTGATGACCGAACAAACATCCTCGTAAGAAGGGTTATTTGTGATCTCTTGAGAACACCCGACTTCGGTCTGAGTCACTCATGTCTTCTGGAACCCTCTGCCTCTGGTAAGCTAATTCGAAGCTCCAAAAAAAACCATCATCGAATTGAGCAAACTGGTTTCTCATTTGGAGTTTTGTTGTGAAGGCTTTGTGCGATTGGAGAAACCATTGATCGTGGTTTTAGGTTAGAGTACATGCTGTATGATTttgaaaatgacaaaaatgtcATTAATAAAAAACTCTAGGAATAgttataatttctaaattttaatgatattgtAATATACCACATGAGAATAAGGTTACATCTTtattgtgattttgttttaatttactCCATGCGTTCTTTAATgatagattttttagaaaaaaatttgttttaaaaagatgtatttgttgtgttttctatgaaaaaattgtgaaattactactggttaaaagttattgaaaattgaaaattacagaaaacgatacatttattatggtagtttaatgtgttttcttaatatatgtgaaaatactaaaaaatcaatattttagtaACGTATTGAGTATTATATAGGTATAGATATTACAAAATCGATTTCTTCTCTTTGAGCTGGCAGCCGTTTGACATGGGAGCTTCTCTGGTTGCGTGAAGAGGTTCAATTATATACTCTGTTTGACTCTTTCAACATAACATAGCTCTAAGCAtcgtttttttgtttattgatgAACTGCGTTTTAAATGCATCTCAAACTTGAACAAAAAAGAAGTTTTCAACATATCATCATCAAATAAGTTcggtaaaagaaaaaaatatcatcaaataaGTTTCAATTTGGAATCTTCTTCATTTCACAAATACGTGCCATCCAATTACAAATTCACAATGTATGATTTTATagattaaaattttccaaaaatacgCAAATCAaacaaccaaaaatatttaaaagtacaTAAAAATCCTACGATCCAAAATGGCTTctgtactttttttttgttttataaatcaCCAAAGGTCCACGTCATGGCTACACTTGCCCGACACAATTCTGGATGGTGCCGCCAATTTATCAACCGTAACATCGCAGTTAACATTAACGGTTATCGTCCACGTCTTAACGGAACCAATCTTAATCTTCACAGGCGCTCTAATTTTCAGTTTAAACGGAAAACTTTTCCTGCTCAGATCGTTACGCATCTCCTTTCGTATACCACTAGTTAACTGGATTTTCGATCCCGCCAACACCGTCTTAACCACCGTTACATTCTTAGCCGGCTGATAAAACACCGGCAAGGCACCGTTACAGAGATCCACATCTTCGTAGAAAACATCCACCGTACTTCCTTTCTCATAGTAGATCCCGATTTTCCCGTTACCGTTACGTGACATAAACGTGACATTGAATATGGGTGAATTTGGAGACGGCGACAACAGATTGATGCCCGAGAC
The window above is part of the Brassica napus cultivar Da-Ae chromosome C3, Da-Ae, whole genome shotgun sequence genome. Proteins encoded here:
- the LOC106385516 gene encoding NDR1/HIN1-like protein 13 produces the protein MAERVYPADSPPVSGQFSDNFSSGEFPRKPATYVIQVPKDQIYHVPPPENAHRFQHLSQKKVHRSRCRCCFCSVLAAIFILIVLAGISLAVIYLFFRPEAPKYSVEGFSVSGINLLSPSPNSPIFNVTFMSRNGNGKIGIYYEKGSTVDVFYEDVDLCNGALPVFYQPAKNVTVVKTVLAGSKIQLTSGIRKEMRNDLSRKSFPFKLKIRAPVKIKIGSVKTWTITVNVNCDVTVDKLAAPSRIVSGKCSHDVDLW